The Juglans regia cultivar Chandler chromosome 2, Walnut 2.0, whole genome shotgun sequence genome includes a window with the following:
- the LOC108990693 gene encoding hydroxymethylglutaryl-CoA synthase-like: protein MAKNVGILAMDIYFPTTCIKQEVLEAHDGASRGKYTIGLGQDCMAFCTEVEDVISMSLTVITSLLEKYGIDPKQIGRLEVGSETVIDKSKSIKTFLMQIFEKSGNTDIEGVDSTNACYGGTAALFNCVNWVESSSWDGRYGLVVCTDSAVYAEGPARPTGGAAAIAILIGPDAPISFESRFRGSYMAHAYDFYKPNLASEYPVVDGKLSQTCYLMAVDSCYKQFCRKYEKMEGKQFSLSDAEYFVFHSPYNKLVQKSFARLLYNDFLRNASSVDEVAKEKLEPFSTLSGDESYQSRDLEKVTQQLAKSLYDAKVQPTTLVPKQVGNMYTASLYAAFASLIHNKHNTLAGQRVILFSYGSGLTATMFSLKFQEGQHPFSLSNIATVMDVKKKLESRNEFLPEKFVETMKLMEHRYGGKDFVTSKDTSFLLPGTFYLTEVDSMYRRFYAQKAGDSATGTQCENGSIANGH from the exons ATGGCAAAGAATGTGGGAATCCTCGCCATGGACATCTACTTCCCTACCACTTGTATTAAGCAG GAAGTATTGGAGGCTCATGATGGTGCAAGTAGAGGGAAATACACAATTGGACTAGGGCAAGATTGCATGGCCTTTTGTACTGAGGTGGAAGATGTCATCTCAATGAG TTTGACAGTCATTACTTCCCTACTTGAGAAATATGGGATTGATCCCAAACAGATTGGTCGTCTGGAAGTAGGCAGTGAGACTGTTATAGACAAGAGTAAATCAATTAAGACCTTCCTGATGCAAATCTTTGAG AAAAGTGGAAATACTGACATTGAAGGCGTTGACTCAACTAATGCATGCTATGGAGGAACTGCAGCTTTATTCAATTGTGTCAACTGGGTTGAGAGCAGTTCATGGGATGGACGCTATGGACTTGTTGTGTGCACTGACAGTGCG GTCTATGCAGAAGGACCAGCCCGGCCTACTGGAGGAGCAGCTGCTATTGCTATACTAATAGGACCTGATGCTCCCATTTCTTTTGAAAGCAGATTTAGGGGGAGTTATATGGCCCATGCCTATGATTTTTACAAGCCAAACCTTGCTAGTGAATATCCA GTTGTTGATGGGAAACTTTCTCAAACATGTTATCTCATGGCTGTTGATTCTTGCTACAAACAATTCTGTAGGAA GTATGAGAAAATGGAAGGCAAACAATTCTCCCTTTCTGATGCCGAATATTTTGTGTTTCATTCTCCATATAACAAG CTTGTACAGAAAAGCTTTGCTCGTTTGTTGTACAATGACTTTTTGAGGAATGCCAG CTCTGTTGATGAGGTTGCTAAAGAAAAGCTGGAGCCATTTTCGACATTATCTGGTGATGAAAGCTACCAGAGCCGGGACCTTGAAAAG GTAACCCAGCAACTTGCAAAGTCCCTATACGATGCAAAGGTGCAGCCAACCACTTTGGTGCCGAAGCAAGTTGGCAACATGTACACTGCATCTCTCTATGCAGCATTTGCATCCCTTATTCACAATAAACATAACACATTG GCAGGGCAGCGGGTGATATTGTTCTCATATGGTAGTGGCTTAACTGCCACTATGTTTTCACTGAAATTCCAGGAGGGTCAACATCCCTTTAGCTTATCAAACATTGCCACTGTGATGGATGTCAAAAAGAAGTTGGAGTCGAGGAATGAG TTCCTCCCAGAGAAGTTTGTTGAAACCATGAAGCTAATGGAGCACAGGTATGGAGGCAAGGACTTTGTGACAAGCAAGGACACTAGCTTTTTATTGCCAGGCACATTCTATCTGACGGAAGTTGACTCCATGTATCGGAGGTTCTATGCCCAGAAGGCTGGAGACAGTGCCACTGGCACCCAATGTGAGAATGGTTCTATTGCCAATGGCCACTGA